ccctgcaggtagcgctgtagctccctacactgggcgctgtagcgctaccttcagccagccaattCCCATATTTTCCTTctttcgattctaccatttctaacccaatccaaaagcttccaaacatcaaattaactcccaaatgaacccaaataccacctccacatgtcctagggaccacaaccccaagaaccctagccaaaactccaaacaattcccaagtttccaacccaaaaaccagctgaaacttaacttagaaaacagagcaaattcaagagttctagtggctagaaactcaccttaatctcggcaacacaccctcttcaatggtggagcataaccctagcttggctaagcttggttccttggcttaattcctcaaactgagcttgaaaatccaaagagaaatgaggaagaaaatctatcgggagagaaggaaaagaagctctgtttttgttactcttctacaaccttaatggctaatatatatcctttgaggggaaaggacttaaatacccttaggtctaaaataaaaccttaacagccaccaagggcaaaaccgtcctttcgcacctattccactaatcacaattaacaccctccaattcccgctattctcaataacctcaaacaccaataatccatatcccattaccctttaattcccggtaatgctctaatcattaaattcaccccgagactcaccccgagccccggacttaaacccgttatgactagaccgaacactcgcattccatgatcgtctcatgccgactaGCTCAAactaatccaccttataatgtggctatattaattaatcacaagcatgcacccaaattacaaaattacgcccacagcggccaaattactaAGATACCctcataattataaatactcccatatgcatgcatttaccatcatataataatataattcacataaacatgcatatgatcattaaatagcatcataattcaattatggccctcccggcatcctaatcaaggtcctaccccttattaggaaattcggggcattacattaagtttcaagaaactcaaacacctaaccaaaagccataataataagtcaggttttgaaataaaagaaaagaataagacgaatggaaatggactaaacatgaatattaacggtaccttagataacttagagcttcgatctatacctcaaacaccgaaatctcacaaaagcttacttcccaagtgtttagaaaagctttagatttgaaagatttaaccccaaaaccctagtgtttctctctagaacgaacttagcagcttggaggctctgaactgtgcttgaataaTGGATAAAATGGCTGattgaagggtcctatttatagagttcaatgagtgaaactaactccttttaaaatgaataaataaatgattaaaaattgaataaatttgaattatttgttcaacagatgcccagaactcggccaaagacgttcaggaacgagtcaaagttgttgagggttgtttctagtttaaatccacaaagtttaAAAAAATGGCTTCGAGAGCCGacatatcgcccctacctatgccccaagcttctgtggtttcgttcgtgtgaattcgacatgttttccgtatcaatcataggcgatatatcggccctatagctgcgatatattgacatatgctgatatttcaaacacttttttgcacactttcagcacacttaaAATTTGTTAAAACCACCTCGACTGAGTAaaacattgtaacgccctgggttgccaaggccgttacactgtgtatttataaaggtgcaagacttgttaaccAAGTAaattagttgaaaacgtgttgcTAAGACCATtagtgaactagggttaaaaggttttggtaatAAAAGACACAttctatataaataaatattttgtacatgggatcccaaaagaaataacgttTGATGGACAGTTTACATcaattggccactctaagggcaaaacagacatttaaggTCCTCCTGTTCTTGTCCCTCCCTCAAccatggcggttgagcagctaatcatgtacattccacctctagagctctccaatcaaggttgatcaagtttacccttgcctttaccaccacgtagcacccgtgagccaaggcccaacaagaaaaccataacatcgtAGCACAAATAATGACAATAGCCCAATaatctttaagcatgatcatatatTCAGCAGACCATGACATTCGCAAAATCAGTAAACATAACCAGCAAGTCCACAAACTAATactcagatattcagcatattaTATTCGTCAATTAACAAAGACAACAAAATCATATAACAACCAGGGTCGACGCCTTAGGTCGTACCCTCTGTTTACGCCActaactccggtccgcttaaaccgagctcaatgaatattaagctgtcctcagctaccagtgactGAGCcccgccctgtgcgccaatataaACTTTGACACTCTTAAACTGTTTGTTTTacattcacatggcataataccatattacataatgcatacaagaataaggatcccttagtcccgttataaactcacaaccgggtgcagttttcttacctttaattccaagtgttctgattacgagagatgacccttgagcacgattcaTTTCCCTagccctagcttacacctagtcacaaccaagataagggattccattaataataattgtataaaggtttctggaccaagttctagcctctggaacatcgaattccaccaaacacggtagtggaatcgatcccgagcaccctaggttaggttcacgcgcctaaaacctccttaaggccaaaaatgcccttaagagccgcgaccctaagccttctatgccgcggcccgcccctcttcctCAGCTCCCATCTGCTccagagggccgcgacacaccaagaactaagccgcgacccaaccccttcgaacccagaaaactcaccatttttaacAATCAATCCTCActcaaatcaacccaaaaccatcctaaggATACAACTCAACTATCATaaacatcctaacatgtttccagtagcataacccaacaaaaacctagcttagaaactcatcaaaatatcaCTTGAATCcttgaaacccataagctcatAAACCCCTTAGATCAGCTAGAAATTCCAGAATTCATATGCtaaactttaaattaaagcttaccttcactgaagaatcaATCCACCAATTAGTTGTTGAGCTAATTCTCAAATCCTTAGCCTGAATTTAATCTTCAAAGTCAAGAACCCAAaaacacttagaacccagcccaaaGCTACATAATTAAATAACCAAGAATGTGAttcaagtcttacctcaactcctAATTGGATTCCTTAGCTAAAACTGAGCTAAACTCTGGGGTttgatattttgaaaaaatatattatatgaaGGGGTATAATTGGTCAAGTTTTTCTTCCATAAAAATTGAGTTTCTtcatattctttattttattcatttttaagagctcttttaaaaaaaattcttattttaTTCACCTTTTTTTCATATAATATTTAAAGaatgtaaaaaaatatatcaagAGTGTGACATACTGTAAAATAGAGAAATTAAGGTTTTAGTGACGTGTTTTTAAGAATACGGAAGTGCATCAAGGAGTGCTGTTAGTCTAGTCTTCCTATTATTTCAGTTCGAATGacttttattttcaaataaaaaggaTCATGCTATGAACGACGACGGTGACTTTGGTGCACCGAGGGCAATGACATCAGTGGCAGTGGCTGTTCACGGTGGAAGCAGTAGCCAACGCGCAGTAAGCTGGGCGATGGAGAATCTCATGCCCCAGGCTGATCGCTTCGTATTGGTCCATGTCATGCCCAAAATCACCTCTATCCCCACTCCATGTAAATTTTCCTCTTCTTATTTTCTCTGCTGTATAATCTGTACAGAATTTTAAATTTCAAGCTCAACTCTGTTAGGCGAGCAACAAAATTAGGCGACTGAATGAAAAATTAGGAATATTTGACCCTTTTTTTTTCCTGCTTCAATTTTGGAGACTTTTTAGTAATTCAGATTACTTTATCGTATTCTCTATAATAATATAGTTTCCATAGCTTAGGATTTGATGTTTTGGTATTTGAATTTTATGCTTCTCAGCTGGGGTTTGGATTCCCGTGGCTGAACTGGACGCAAATATGGTTGCTTTGTATGTTGAAGGGATTAAAGCTAAGGTGGAAGATGTTTTCATTCCATTTAAGAAGCTATGCAAAACGAGACAGGTGTGCCTTACTTTCTTAATTCTCTTTTAACCTCATTTGTATTGATTTTGTATATGTATAATGTAGTTAATATCTTTTGCAGATGGAAACTTTAATTTTAGAGGGCAACGATCCTGCATCCACACTTCTAAAATATGTTTCTGATGCAGGGATTGAATGCTTGATTCTGGGTTCTTGTTCTTCAAATTTTCTAACAAGGTACGGTGTCATTTCACTGATTGATGTTACCTTAGCTATGTGTACTAATTAGTTACGGACCGTAGAGGAAATAAGGAGTGAAAACGTTTTTCCCTTTAATATTCACTCGTGTGTTACTTACCCTTTTGAAACACAACAAATTTCAGAATTTCTCGCACTATTCGTTAAATTAATGAGTCTTTTTTACAATTCTCTCCATTTAAACTATAATTTCAGCACTTCACTATGGATCAGATCAGTCGCCTTTGATGTTTTACCATATAAAGTTCTATGGTATTAACAAATTTGAAAAGTTTTCTTACCGTCTCAGTTCGACAACAAAATTTCTCAACATTATAATAGAGTTTTATTGCTTCCATGACGTGAATCATGATAGCATGATGAGTGATTTGTTAATATCTCCGTATATGCAGTTTTATTGATGATGTGTATATGGAGTTATAGTAGATATGGAATGAAACAAAgtgaattcttcttcttcttttttgttatAATGCTAAGTCTCGAGTCACACTTTCATTAGGAAACTGAAGGGACCAGGGGTGCCAACAAGCGTTCTAAGTTGTACTGCCAACCCATGTGATATTTATGTTGTATCGAAGAAGAAAATAATTACTAAAGCAACTAATTCTTCATCTATTGATGGTATGTTTAAAGTGCTCTTTTTGCAGTTGATTCATTTAATTTGTccttattttatatttctttttcttACAGAGACTAGCTCTGCACACTGGGTTTATACTCAAAGAGACAACAGAGAAGGGTTCAGTGGTTTGGATGAACAGGTATCCAGGTGTCGATCTTTCTCAGTAGAGTCTCAATTAAAGGAAGGTCTGGATCTTAGCTACCTAAATTCTGAAGCATTTCAACAAAAGGGTTCTCCTGCCAATTCTACTTTTCCAGAAATAAatctccaaaacttggaaaataGCCTTGAAAATCTTACATTAAATGAATGCGATTATGCAGATTCTTTAGATACTGACAAGGTAATTTGCACCAAAAACTTGTCAAATATGCTTTTGTTTTAATGAGTTTTGCATAACATCTATTGAAGCCTATGGAGGTGTCTGGGGTGAGTTTTGAGATGATGATACATGGTTGTCTCTGCAGTTAGATTCACAGGATGAGGTTTCACATGTGCGCCAAGAATTGCAAAATACTATTGCAATGTATAAAAGAGCTTGTGAAGAATTGGTCCATGCCCAAAACAAGGTGAGAGATCAACCATTCTGGTGTTTGAGCTCCAAACTAATACTACCATGACTAATTTTGAAGGTGCTATGAAATAATATTCATTTGTGCTCTGGCTTTTATCTGGTTAGCAAGAACTGGCATAACCAATCTAATTCAGTATCAATTGTATAATGCATTTAAAACCATATCAATTGTATAAAGATGAGCTGGGAGAGACCTTGAGTTGTTTCAAGTGTATATTTACAAATTTCTGAATTAGCAGGTTCAGTTAGTTTCCTCTGCATGCCTGGAAGAAACACACAAAGTGAATGCTGCCCTGGAAAGAGAAGAAACTTTAAAGAGAATTGCCGCTGAAGAAAAAGCAAAACATTTGGAAGCCGTTAAGGAGGTTGAGAGGGCAAGAGTTTTGCTTGCAAAAGAAGCTTATGAAAGACAGATTGCTGAAGTTAATGCCCGTGAAGAGTCCTCAGAGAAAAGAAAGCTTGTTAATGAACTCTTTTCTAATGATAAGAGGTACTTGAGATACACTAGAAATGAAATAGAGATAGCAACAGATTTCTTCTCAGAGGCTAATGTGATTGGAgaaggaggttatggaaaagtcTACAAGTGCAGTCTTGATCACATTCCAGTAGCTATTAAGGTTCTTCAGAATGGTGCAGATGAAAAGAAACATGAATTTTTGAAAGAGGTATTACTTTTTAAGTTATTATAGCATCTCTGTCTGTAAATATATTTCATTTCACGTTTTAGTTGTTTGTTGCTTTTAAATTTGTTTTAGATTTTCATAGGATGTGTCTAATATGTGTGTTGAACTTTTTAAATTAGTACTATGAATGGACTACACTTTTTATGAGATTAATCTGTGGATGAGATGAGACTGAGCCTCCTCTCTCTCTGTATCTGTTTAGTGAACCATTTCCTTTCTGGGGTTTGTCAATTTATTTTTGTTTCCTTTCAGGGCTCTTCTCTCtctacttttcttttcttttctttttagtttTTCTAGGTTATCTTTTTAACCTTTGCTCTGTTTACTAATAAACTTTAATAGTATCTTGTATAAGATACTGTGAAGAGGCTTTTTGATTCTTAAGGTATCCTATCAAAGTTATTATTGCTTTCGTGAATTATAACATGAAAGGTCTGTTTTTCTGTCATTGTTTTGCAGGTTGAAGTTCTAAGTCAGCTACACCATCCGAACATTGTATTATTGCTTGGAGCCTGTCCCGAGAGTGGTTGCCTAGTTTACCAATATATGGAAAATGGAAGCTTAGATGACTATATCTACCATCGTAATGGAAAATCACAACTTCCGTGGTTCATAAGGTTTCGAATAGCTTTTGAAGTAGCTTGTGGTCTTGCATTCTTACACAATGCAAAGCCAGAGCCCATTGTTCATCGAGACCTAAAACCAGGAAATATCTTGTTAGATGGAAATTATGTAAGCAAAATTGGGGATGTTGGTCTGGCCAAGATCATATCAGATGTTGTGCCTGACAACATCACAGAGTACAGAGACTCAATTATTGCTGGTACACTCTTCTACTTGGACCCGGAGTATCAAAGAACTGGCACAATCAGACCAAAATCAGATTTATATGCTTTTGGCATCATAGTTCTGCAATTGTTGACATCTCGTCATCCGAAGGGGCTTCTTTCAATGGTAGAGAATGCAATTCGGCGCGGTTCCTTTTTTGATATTCTAGATAAGTCAATTACAGATTGGCCACTAGAAACAGAGGAATTAGCTCGAATTGCTCTGAAGTGCTCCAATGTCAGATGCAGAGACAGACCTGATCTTGAGACTGAAGTTTTGCCTCTTCTC
This genomic interval from Humulus lupulus chromosome 8, drHumLupu1.1, whole genome shotgun sequence contains the following:
- the LOC133797250 gene encoding U-box domain-containing protein 34 — its product is MNDDGDFGAPRAMTSVAVAVHGGSSSQRAVSWAMENLMPQADRFVLVHVMPKITSIPTPSGVWIPVAELDANMVALYVEGIKAKVEDVFIPFKKLCKTRQMETLILEGNDPASTLLKYVSDAGIECLILGSCSSNFLTRKLKGPGVPTSVLSCTANPCDIYVVSKKKIITKATNSSSIDETSSAHWVYTQRDNREGFSGLDEQVSRCRSFSVESQLKEGLDLSYLNSEAFQQKGSPANSTFPEINLQNLENSLENLTLNECDYADSLDTDKLDSQDEVSHVRQELQNTIAMYKRACEELVHAQNKVQLVSSACLEETHKVNAALEREETLKRIAAEEKAKHLEAVKEVERARVLLAKEAYERQIAEVNAREESSEKRKLVNELFSNDKRYLRYTRNEIEIATDFFSEANVIGEGGYGKVYKCSLDHIPVAIKVLQNGADEKKHEFLKEVEVLSQLHHPNIVLLLGACPESGCLVYQYMENGSLDDYIYHRNGKSQLPWFIRFRIAFEVACGLAFLHNAKPEPIVHRDLKPGNILLDGNYVSKIGDVGLAKIISDVVPDNITEYRDSIIAGTLFYLDPEYQRTGTIRPKSDLYAFGIIVLQLLTSRHPKGLLSMVENAIRRGSFFDILDKSITDWPLETEELARIALKCSNVRCRDRPDLETEVLPLLKRLADLANTSAEEERNNIRALSHYYCPILQEIMDDPHIAADGFTYEYRAIKAWLEKHNVSPSTRQKFQHSMLIPDHTLRSAINDWRSQATFAGIQTKGGGDG